The Styela clava chromosome 3, kaStyClav1.hap1.2, whole genome shotgun sequence genome includes the window GCGGGAATTTCAAAAAGCAGATAAATAACGTTCATAAATAACCTCGTAAACGCATCGCATCAAAGCAGTCACCAATTGGCTCAATCAACACAAAAGTACTTTCAAATGTCtgctttcactgtttttaatttattatgtgttgattttgagaaatcgcattAATAAGGTCGTTATTGAATGCGTTTGCCTTAAAATCGCAAGCTCAGTCAAATTTTTGGCAACAAAATCGGACTTTATAATCATCACACTTTTTATTCTTTTGCTTGTAGTTATGACAACTCAATCCGAATCTTGGTTCGACTTTCAGTTTCTGTCCAGTCTTTGTATAGGGCTCGTCGGTTTTTGCTACTAGAGCTTGGACTGCACTTGGATTGTAACAAACGTCAGTTATATTTTTTCTTCTAATTCTAGAAAAATATTCCATGTCTCCACTTCCACCAGGCGTGTCTATGTTATACCACTGAGTCCACACTTGTTCTGGCATACACTTTCCCTTCTGTCCAGGTTCTGAAAACAATTGTTTACAGTCATCAAACAACAAAACAATGACGAAGTAGTAATTAGGTTTAGTTGCCCTATTAGTTGTTTATGGAACAAACAATGAGAAATAATCTATCTATGAAGTGTTTTTCACATCTTTTTGAACATAAACTCTGACTTTAACTGTCTCAAGAAGAGATATCTGATACCATTATCTCATCTTACCAACTTTTAtcttttttcctattttgaaaGCGACAGATACTCTTCTTGTGATCTGCTTTGTCGCCTCAACGTTGCATCTCGACACTGATGCGCTGAGAACTGTGCGTGGTTTTATCACTAGCTGTAGCTTCCTGGCAAAACATTTAGGAGCGCTTGATATCTTTGGAACAAGAGGCCCGGATGGCAGAATTCTAGATGCCCCCGATGAAGATACTCGTATATTGAGCCGTCCACCAGATGCTTGCTTCAATATATCTTTCAGACTTAGTGCTCGCTTTCCTCTTACAGGACTAACTGGTTTGGATTTGGTACTTGTTGGCGCGTTCTTTTTTGCGCATGTTGTTACATACGTTTTCGATCGATAATATgtaattctaaaataaaattcaaaaaaacgaTTTTAACTAGCTTACATTAGTAGTGTAATATTAATAAGAACTATGTTGGTCTTGGTGTCACAAATATAGATGACGGTTCGCAACGAAAGTTTTGAAtctcataaatttaaaaaatgtacgTTTCATTTTGTAGTGAGGTATTCTACTGTTAACTTTAATAACTCATTGTTAATCTTAGTATGACAGTCtatttcaagtatttttcaattaatttaatatttaatctaGTTTTTCTTAACTTATGACTTGATTTGACCTAATGATATTTTGGATACTGCATAGAATGTGATTAACAATACTCTCAATATTCAAACCTACCTGCAGTTTGATCTATGATTGGTTAAAAACGCTGAAAGATCGATGAAGTTATATTTGGGAGCGATAACCTCTTCTCCTGGTTTAGATGAAATAGTTCGAGTCATAGACAAAGCGGCTGATGTAAGACAGACAACATATTGAGTCCTTGATATCGGACAAGAGCTCATTGTGgtaaacttttgaaaaattttaggTCTGAATACTTCCGTCCCAACTTTTTCACAAGGTCTCGTAGTGTTGAGTGGATTGGCTgttaaaatcaaattattctTTATGAACAATGAAtaagttgaaaaaaatgttatatgGTTGAATGGTGTCTCCACAGATTAACACACATTTCATACAATTTCTTAAACGCCAAACATAAAAATTGAGTTTCTGAGGCGGATGTTTTTGAAACTTGAACATATTTTGCATTTTCACGAGAATAAAGGTATAGGCTGTAAATTGAAGACGGCTAATTTAGAAAGTTTACTAAATTCAGGTTTATTCTTTTCTTACTCCAGCGGAATATTATAGCCTCTTTGATGAGTCAATTTCCCATTCCCTCTACCTGACTATGTCACTTTTTGCCacttaacttttttattaacaCCTAGTTTTTTCTATCGTCTGTTGTTGTTTTAACATAATTGTGAAGTTCAATGAATTCTTTGTACATTTGgctaaaacttattgtttatgTTGCGGATTTTCATAAAATGAAATGctacaaatgaaaatatattacagCGAATAAAGAAAACCGATCAGATTCAAAACAAGATGGTCCACAATGACTAggtcaattttgttttgatctACATAAAATCTTTAGTCAAATCATTCCAATTTTTGTTAATAGTTTGGTACAAATTCGGTGACATTTTGGTACAATCGCTCGAATCGACTACCTACCTGCATATTCGTTTATGCATTCTTTCAGTGGAATCAAGTAGCTCGACGTTGGCAAAAGGAAATGATTTGCTTGTTCTATCCAACAAGACTCATCTTTGTCTCTAAATTATCAttacaaaatgttttttcagTTTTGCATATTTGAAATTCTGATGAATTTGTGGATTATCCCAACTATCTTTACATTTTCAGTTCAATCTTACTCCGAACTTTGTAGGTACACCAGCAACTGGATTTGGCGTAAGAGCTTACGTGATAGAAACGACCATCCTTACACGTTACATTGATGACATCTATGTCACAGCCATGCTTTAATAATtagttaaattgagaaaaacCTCATTATGTACAATATCAATTTTCCACTATCATATTTATCGAATAAATTGgatatttataatttcaaatgcaccaaaaacattttaataaaataaacatacttgcAATAAAATTCGTCAGTTGCTGTAAACCATAAATCATCCCATACCACATAATCTACAATATATTTCCACGACTTTACAGCTCCTAATTTTTCTTGCATGCATATCGTGAAAAAAGGTCTGATACTTCCCAAAATTCCCTCTTCTCGACATTTCTGTCTACATCCTGAAATTAGATAGTAAAACCAAAATAATGTGGAACGTTATATGGAATATTTTTCTTTACATAATCTGCTTCTCATTGAATTCCGCGATGCAGTAGCTGTAAAATCTGTATCTATGATACACATTTGCTTAGGTGATTTTATTGCGAAATTTCatctgaaatataatatttatgccTACTACGGAATTcaattaaaaagattttatatataaatgaaataccTTCAACATAGGTGAAAGTTTGGAAAATGAGTATCATCACAAtcgtcaaataaaatatattcttcatTTTCTTTTGCTGAACATCCACACATCCGACGAGCAGTGGTACATCCAAATCTTGAATTACAACTTATAGGTCAATCTTAACAACAGATTTCTCGATTATGTCGTCGAATATATGCATAAAAGATGTAAGAAAGTTTTTGCCCCCAGGGGTAGCGCTTGTGCTTCGTCATAGGGATTTGGTTTTTGTAAAATGCTTCGGAAAGATATTGAATAACACGATAAATATACTGTAAAAAATAATACGTTTTCGAGGTAATTCATGTTACAActttttcaaactaccaaatcAAACAATAAAGGCGACAACAATTTAGCATTGTGCTTTTCTATTTGACCAAGAACTATATCGCTTTTCAATTAGCTATTACCCATTGATTGCCCTTACCCAAAAATGCCATTTATACTGCTGTTTAGAACACCATGCCAGAATAAATTTTTAACTTCTAAATTACTCTCATTATTTTCCATTTGCTAACAAAATGAGTTTCGTTGTCTATTTTTATGTCGATCTGACAAGACGTGATATTTGATACTGCGATTCGATTGACTCGGACACTCAAAACGTTCGTAAAAAAATGGTTCAATCACCGATATATACGGGTTCAACTTTTTAATTTGTCATAACTTGGTTAAATTTATATCATAGATTTGAACCTTGAGTCCGTTTTTTTACTATTCATTTACGTCTAAATTTCCAAGTGACCGGCTGGTTTATTATTGTTATGACTGTCTATATCTAGACACTGCACTCCGTAAATTGGTATTTGATGTGGTTTGTTGTGGTAAATTATCGCTGCGGAAGAAATTATTGTTTTCAGATATAACATCGAACACTTCCTGAAGTATAATTCATAATAATTCATTTACAGACACCGATTATGAGTTGCAAAAAAACACTACTCTCTTCAGTCAAGTGAATATAAGTGTACGGATATAATAAAGGAAACTAAGATGCAGTATacttgtaaaaaaatatatatcaactaTCTTCACATTTCTCAAACTTTCGATGGTGCTGCATTAAACCGCTGTAGGCCGCTAGAGAAGCGTGGATATAACGCCTGTATATTTAGCAAACTGTCATAACAAAATTCTACTGTCTATCTTGTCTTATATCAAAGCTATTTAAATGTACCTGACGAAGTAACTGTTTATCTTTCTTTCAGAGGCTCCCGAAATTATCTTACTTGAATATGTTTCTTTTCGGATTCGATATCAATTgtgtaaaaattgtttattcGGTTGAGTACGAACAGTTATCACCAACGGCGATCGGGAGTTTATAGAGAATTTTGACCGGGCCATATCAACGGCTCATGAGGCAATCAAGCAACATCATCTGTCTTTGGCAGAATTGTATTTGACCATTATTCTTTTATCTTTTCAAAAGTCATATCGTTGCACGCgcgtttaattttattttcaaacgtTGTTTTAAGCTCATTGTGATGAAGTTTTTGATGGAATATTTAGGAACCTCCAGTTCCTGAAGAATCGCACAAGGCATTTCCGTCAACCATTGAAGTTGAAAATATCCTTGTGGGATTGTGAAAAAACTGTTGATAACATCACCAAAATTACCCACTTCTAGTCGGCCACTCCGCTGTGTCGTGAAACGATGCGCTTCATTGAGTTTTCAATTATGATTAAAGTTGATTTGAAACAGCCTTCTTGATATCATGCATTTGAAAAACAACGCTGGTGATTTAAGAATCCATTATCTTTCAAGGGAAGTAcactttgaaaatgtttttctttataattATGTCACATGTCACCATGCCTTGGGGATCATTTGCCACAATGCATTAACCTAGAATAATATCAGTCTTTATATTTTCGACCAAAAACTAGCAAGACTATTCTTTCGTTCTATATTTGTCTTAACAAGTTCATCGCAAATGCCGTTAACGCTAATGTTCTGTAAATTGCTTACCTTATCGTAAATCGTACATGTATACAGTTTTTAACCACAAACAATTAAAGGAGTGTGCACAGgagtaaataaacaaatatacgACTTCGAGATTACGAGATCTTTAcagttattaaaaataatttaacgaTAGCGTACTGTATCATTAACACGGTATTAGTGAACCATATTCTTGACGTGCTTTAGTGGGTGGGGATGTAAATAGAtattttcgaaatttaaattgtaCATGAAAGTTAGAAAAAATGGATTATGAAATTGCATAAAACAGAGAGACCAAAACCTTCCTTCACAgtattgaaacaattttgtttttcatatttcaatccAGAATGGAAGTGAAGAACTATTCTGAGTTTGCTATGGTTTATATATTGCAAATATTCATTGCATGcgtacatttttatttatcaattgttgtattttattttcagttgcGCCTTTACGGGAAACTTTTTATTTCCAGCTTCAGGAACAAATTTCACAATTGAATGTCTTATTGAAAGGCGACAAATTAAGAGATTCAGTGTTCGTTCTTACCGTTTTCTTCAGATTACCATCTTGcaaaatcatcaaaattaaataaaacctGATGCGCTGCATTCCGCAAGTcctttatgaaaataaaaaattattgctaATGTCAAAGATTGTTGGCTTATATTGCACTTATCAATCAATACTTTCAATTTCATAAACATATGTTATGTATGTTTACAttaattttttctgtttgtttgtgTTTACTTTCTTGTAAGTATGTTTATGTTTCCGCGCCTTTGGGCTGCTTGTTGTAAGTTGAAATAGAGTTTGAAGTTCATTTGATCAGAGGATACATACaatgaaattatttataaatatgataGACTGTTTAATTTTCATGAATTTGGAAAATTCGGTTTCATGGTAACGGTATAATTAACAACAGCAAAAAATGACTGTTTTTTTACCTTCATcataatgttttgtttttattattcacaTATTTGATATCtcagtttttattgaaaattcatggaaaaaaaatctcaagttttatattatggggTCGTTTTTTCATGTACTTTGTCTATTTGTACCAGACGTTTTTCTATATCATCAGGTAATATTGTATGTTTTCCAactggttttcaatattttatttggaaagtaaatattatttttaccttCAGCTTTGTATACAAAACTCTTTATTTGTGTTTACAAAAGATATCATAAAACGTTAACAATATATTCAAGGGCATTCATGGTGTGTATGCTTTAGATACATtcgtttttgttttcatttacttCGATTCTCAATTGTAAAACACTTGTTCACGCAAACAATGCGTATATGTAACTCCCTGAAGcgctgaattttttttacatatttatgaaATGTACTCGACAAGGTAACAAGGTCTTAACCCCTGGttctagaaaaataaaacattgatgAAACATTAAAAGCGATTGTCGTAATTGGAGGGCGTATCCGTAAAATCGACTGTAAACTGCACACGTCGTTGGTTAACTTGGTTAACTCATCTCAAATATTGATCTCATACTCAAAAACCATTTATAAAAGAAGTTCAAAGAAGCAGTTtgacacacatatatatatatatataggttttTTCAGATCAACGCTCCACTTCATATATCTCAAtgcttataaaaaaaaagtcttcTCTATATTGGCATTTTTACGTAGAAGCAGATTTTGTTTTGGATATGATTTTTCATTACAATATAGTTGGTTCGAATATCCCTGTAAATAAATGAATCATTAATACGATGAACTTATGAAGTTTCATTTAAAGCTGGTATCACAATTTACTCTTAACAGAGATAGCAGAAGGTAAACCGTTTGGTATGTTAAGGTTGACATTTTTGCACGTGCGGAACACATTCTTTCTGTTTTGTCGTACATGTTGTTAAATTTTAGGTTTATTTACACGTCCATGCCTTCAAGGTGTGTGTCCAAATGTTAACTGATGTTTGTTTAATACAAGCTATGCtgaaaaatttagatttttcatACCAGAAAAAAATTGGATTGCCGATATAAATCCATATTGGAAAAATAATGCAAGTTTTGATCGTATGTTTTAATAGAACTTTTATAACAAGCCTTCCGGTGAAATTtattacagaaaaatgattttcacCGCACAAAGTTGAGAGCCCCCGTCCTAAGATATATTGCGTATAGCGTGTACAAAAACTGCCTTTATCTACATGAAAATGTACAACtgcattttaatattattattttgtggcggacaatgtattttttcaattcagaCCAAGTCATTTAAGATGTGATGGCTCAGATTAATTTTCGAGTATATTCTGTAtgcaatttgcatttttttttcattattttgtcaatattttatCATGGAATATGTATGATTTGAAGTGGTAGAAAAAGGTCTTCCGCATGTATTGGAAATCTATGATTTCTCTTTCTCAATGTCTGCAGAATTTTTTTCTTACTGGTCTACATTACACATTTAAGCactattataaaattttccaTTTGAAAACATTTGTAGAAGACCAATACCTGACCACTGTCTAAACTTGTAAGACAAAACATTAAACACTTAAATTGATAATTATCATAAATTGATTTATTAAATTGCATGGTAGAAATAAAGGGCAGCTCTAGATGCCTGTGTCAAATAATGGAAGTGAGAATAAGGAAGAACAATAAAACATGAAActttggaataaataaaatattggaaaataataatatatatagcaATACACGGAACCTTTGAAGATGCCCATTTCCAATCCGGTTTATAACGGCACACTTCATTAGGCACTTTAACCGCGGTGTTGGTCATTATTATGTTCGATATTGAATTGTTTATTATCAGAGCATAATATTTATGCTGGCTTAGTCTTGGACTATAAACAAGAACTTTTCACTGTATTACCAAAACAGTTTTGAACTAAATGCAAATACAGGTAAAAGTTGCAATGTTTTTTGGCGCTAAATATACAAAAACGCCGAATCTTCGATTCTTCTCTTTGGCAGTTCCTCTACTGCAGTTTTTACTTCGACAATCGAAGTTCATTCATACTTTTTAGGCTTCAATATATTTAATCTTATCATCATCGAAATTACGAAGCACAAGACAATAAAATGCTTCTTAGACGAGAATCGTGTTTTACAAGTTGCAACATTACTGAAGGTATACAGGATGATTGTTGTACAGAAGCGGCTTTGCATTTCCGTATTTTGATGTTTCCTTCAGTATCCTGTACAACCAACGACCTGTTGAAATACCATTGAtgattattatttgaaatcaaatttaatgagtgtttaaaaaagttttattttgaagttGGTGTTGTAATCAATTTAATTACAATTTCGTAGCACCTATCGCTTTTATACTATTGTCATATGGAAACTTTCCAAAGTAGAATCTTTCTCTTCGAGCTCAAAAAATTATCTGTTCttaaaaattgtattcaatAGCCGTATTAAAGCTACTCATACCGAGCTTTTTATTGTAGATATTCACTTTATTTCCGAAAATAGTTACATGGAGTTGAAATACTCATTTCGACAGTCACTAAGTATTGaatttggtttatttttataGAGCGAAAAAACACTACTTACTGGCAAGATGAAtgattttcttcaaaaaatttgacaacTGATTCCATATCTTCTTTAGATAGATATtttgcagaaataaataaactgcTTCTCTTCATTTCTTCAGTACTGACTTTTTCACCAACGCACTGAGTAAACCTTTCCGTCGCTTCTTCGTCACAGAAATTGCTGGTTACTACACGTGGCATTACTGTAAAACAACGGTttaatgttatttatttttctttgagAAAAGAGACCAGCAAATAGTCTATCAAATACCAGATGAAATGTAGTTTTTCATTCCAATCTTATTCTCTGAATTAGAAAACTCGCTTACCACTGTTTTTGCCCGGCTCGAGATTTTTCCGTTCATTTATCAATTGCAAAATATCTATTAATCCCATTGCTTTTTGGACTCCTGATGAAGTGGATGAAACGGGTAATGATGGAGTGCTTGTTTCATGATAACGGAGGAGGACATGAAACGGGTCAGCCGTCTCCACTCTCTTTGGTATTGCAGTAGTAGGCCGTGTATTCGTTTTGTGTGTTGGACGCCAAGAAGTGTGTTGGTGTGTTGAATCTTTTTTACTGTTGTGACTTGCTTCATTCGGTTTTGTATGAGCAAACTTTGGATTCATTGTCGTGGACCGGTAGCTCACTGGCCAAGCCGTACTGACAGGCATTGGCGGATTGTTGTGACTTATTTTGGGACTGAAATGCATTGGTGAGTCCGGTCGCGAGTTGGCATCCGCATCGAAGGTTTTCTGGGGAACATGGTAATTATTTGACACCAATGTGGGACCATTTACCTTTGGTGTTGGTACGTACATTTTTGGGATCGGTTGTTGATAAAATTGCGGCGAGACTGGTGCGGATACTGGTGGAATATTCATTGCAAGAGGCGGTGGAGTTTGTGGAACGAGTGATGGTGAACGTGCAGCAGCTGGTGCTGAAACTACAACAGGCGACGGTGAGTGTAAAACGGGCAAAGGGGAACGGATATTGTTGTTCATATGCACTTGAGATAATCCAGATCTAgtttgttgctgcattttttgCCTCCACGTGGACATTAGCAAAACCAGGAAATCCTT containing:
- the LOC120342798 gene encoding uncharacterized protein LOC120342798 is translated as MKNIFYLTIVMILIFQTFTYVEGCRQKCREEGILGSIRPFFTICMQEKLGAVKSWKYIVDYVVWDDLWFTATDEFYCKDKDESCWIEQANHFLLPTSSYLIPLKECINEYAANPLNTTRPCEKVGTEVFRPKIFQKFTTMSSCPISRTQYVVCLTSAALSMTRTISSKPGEEVIAPKYNFIDLSAFLTNHRSNCRITYYRSKTYVTTCAKKNAPTSTKSKPVSPVRGKRALSLKDILKQASGGRLNIRVSSSGASRILPSGPLVPKISSAPKCFARKLQLVIKPRTVLSASVSRCNVEATKQITRRVSVAFKIGKKIKVEPGQKGKCMPEQVWTQWYNIDTPGGSGDMEYFSRIRRKNITDVCYNPSAVQALVAKTDEPYTKTGQKLKVEPRFGLSCHNYKQKNKKCDDYKVRFCCQKFD
- the LOC120342784 gene encoding uncharacterized protein LOC120342784 gives rise to the protein MKSATNMRFILFTSTLLYLIGASHGCHVGHKRRRMFESKDRLIRYFSECMTSMAGTKYRWEAIVRFSIYDTEWYPSSGNQFCSKKQDTYDCWKSQVDFLIDPSSIYGLFLKDCIKKYTDEQMRSIDYILEDDSDYLQVVRSGRAKRAISYKDFLVLLMSTWRQKMQQQTRSGLSQVHMNNNIRSPLPVLHSPSPVVVSAPAAARSPSLVPQTPPPLAMNIPPVSAPVSPQFYQQPIPKMYVPTPKVNGPTLVSNNYHVPQKTFDADANSRPDSPMHFSPKISHNNPPMPVSTAWPVSYRSTTMNPKFAHTKPNEASHNSKKDSTHQHTSWRPTHKTNTRPTTAIPKRVETADPFHVLLRYHETSTPSLPVSSTSSGVQKAMGLIDILQLINERKNLEPGKNSVMPRVVTSNFCDEEATERFTQCVGEKVSTEEMKRSSLFISAKYLSKEDMESVVKFFEENHSSCQSLVVQDTEGNIKIRKCKAASVQQSSCIPSVMLQLVKHDSRLRSILLSCAS